From one Pelodiscus sinensis isolate JC-2024 unplaced genomic scaffold, ASM4963464v1 ctg81, whole genome shotgun sequence genomic stretch:
- the LOC102446242 gene encoding protein-glutamine gamma-glutamyltransferase E-like isoform X2 has protein sequence MAGLQLIKIDWQKEANRRKHHTNEYDSTDLIVRREQPFSITATCNRALKSGESFKFTAETGPKPSLKAKTQAVFSISSTASNGTWSAVQQSTESSSVTISIYCPANAAIGRYKLSVQPTSGGNASQGIVGTFVLLYNPWSQGDDVFMPNNAERQEYVMEEFGMVFTGNANRINSSGWNYGQFQKGILDICLASLDKSLNYRRDPATDVSRRNDPKYVGRVLSAMVNSNDDNGVLEGNWSGDYRGGTSPSSWNGSVEILKKWNAAGFKPVKYGQCWVFASVLTTVLRCLGIPTRMISNFNSAHDADKNLSVDEYYDESGNPLRMGGDSVWNFHVWNESWFTRKDLGSSYNGWQILDATPQERSAGVFQCGPASLTAIKEGDVDLDYDAPFIFAEVNADRITWSYNTSTTEKKRIYSYTKSIGHSISTKAVGSYDRVDVTNDYKYEEGSEKEREVYQKAVGKLHVGRGFAGRAMKHEEIVPNPEISGKFEVDGAFKVGKDVKLTLLLSNLTSEAKNIKVNMTAWTTVYTRKPIHEVWKDSVSATLASKEEKRFPIKIAYAEYQQHLTSDNMLRVIALCQEENGIEVVVERNIVLENPELLIQVSGDAKVNEPVNVEVIFTNPLDQEVKDCTLQAEGSDLLKGKLKIEMPPLKPKQSSKVPFEIFPTKTGTKQLLVNFSSDKFTGVKAFETINVAN, from the exons GTCTACAATTAATCAAGATCGACTGGCAGAAAGAAGCAAATCGGCGCAAACACCATACCAACGAATACGACAGCACAGACCTCATTGTGAGGAGAGAACAGCCCTTCTCCATCACAGCGACCTGCAACAGAGCACTGAAGTCTGGAGAGAGCTTCAAGTTCACTGCAGAGACAG GGCCAAAACCATCACTGAAAGCTAAGACCCAGGCTGTATTCAGCATCTCCAGCACAGCAAGCAATGGTACCTGGAGCGCAGTCCAACAATCCACCGAGTCCAGCTCCGTCACCATCTCTATTTACTGTCCAGCCAATGCTGCCATCGGACGCTACAAACTGAGCGTGCAGCCTACCTCAGGGGGAAATGCCTCCCAGGGGATCGTCGGAACTTTTGTTCTACTCTATAACCCCTGGTCTCAAG GAGATGATGTGTTTATGCCTAACAATGCTGAACGCCAAGAGTACGTGATGGAAGAGTTTGGGATGGTTTTTACAGGCAACGCAAACCGCATTAACAGTTCTGGTTGGAACTATGGCCAG ttTCAAAAAGGCATTCTGGATATTTGCCTCGCCTCGCTGGATAAAAGCCTAAACTACCGTAGAGACCCTGCCACCGATGTGTCTCGCAGAAATGATCCCAAGTACGTGGGCCGTGTGCTCAGTGCCATG GTAAACAGTAATGATGAtaatggggtgctggagggaaaCTGGAGTGGAGATTACCGTGGCGGAACAAGTCCCAGCAGCTGGAACGGAAGCGTTGAAATCCTGAAAAAGTGGAACGCTGCGGGATTTAAACCTGTCAAATACGGACAATGCTGGGTTTTTGCATCAGTGCTGACCACAG TGCTCAGATGTCTGGGGATTCCTACTCGTATGATTTCAAATTTCAACTCTGCCCATGATGCCGATAAAAACCTGAGTGTGGATGAATATTATGATGAATCTGGAAATCCTCTGAGAATGGGAGGTGACAGCGTCTG GAATTTCCATGTCTGGAATGAAAGCTGGTTTACCCGAAAGGACCTCGGATCCTCCTACAACGGATGGCAAATTCTGGATGCGACCCCCCAGGAGAGAAGCGCAG GGGTATTCCAGTGTGGTCCTGCCTCACTTACGGCCATCAAAGAAGGAGATGTAGACCTGGACTATGACGCTCCATTTATATTTGCTGAGGTGAATGCAGACCGGATCACCTGGTCGTACAACACCAGTACTACAGAAAAAAAACGCATCTATTCCTACACCAAGTCAATTGGCCATTCCATCAGCACCAAGGCAGTAGGCAGTTACGACCGTGTAGATGTCACTAATGATTACAAATATGAAGAAG GCTCTGAGAAGGAAAGAGAGGTGTATCAAAAGGCTGTCGGAAAGCTGCATGTAGGACGTGGTTTTGCTGGCAGAGCCATGAAGCATGAAGAGATTGTTCCAAATCCTGAAATCTCTGGGAAGTTCGAGGTGGATGGAGCCTTCAAGGTTGGCAAAGATGTCAAACTAACCTTGCTTCTCAGTAATTTGACCTCTGAGGCTAAGAATATAAAGGTAAATATGACTGCTTGGACCACTGTGTACACCAGGAAGCCAATTCATGAGGTGTGGAAGGACTCCGTATCAGCTACTCTTGCTTCTAAAGAAG AGAAACGGTTTCCCATTAAGATAGCGTATGCCGAGTACCAGCAACATTTAACTAGCGACAACATGCTGCGAGTGATTGCTCTGTGTCAAGAAGAAAATGGGATTGAAGTGGTGGTGGAAAGGAACATTGTTCTGGAGAACCCTGAGCTTCTCATACAG GTGTCCGGTGATGccaaggtgaatgaaccagtgaatGTGGAAGTGATATTTACCAATCCTCTCGACCAAGAGGTGAAAGACTGCACCCTGCAGGCAGAAGGCAGCGACCTGCTGAAAGGAAAGCTCAAGATAGA AATGCCCCCACTAAAGCCCAAGCAGAGCTCCAAAGTGCCGTTTGAGATCTTTCCCACCAAGACTGGAACCAAGCAGCTGCTCGTTAATTTCTCCAGTGACAAGTTTACGGGTGTCAAAGCCTTTGAGACCATAAATGTGGCCAACTGA
- the LOC102446242 gene encoding protein-glutamine gamma-glutamyltransferase E-like isoform X1 — MGLLQGLQLIKIDWQKEANRRKHHTNEYDSTDLIVRREQPFSITATCNRALKSGESFKFTAETGPKPSLKAKTQAVFSISSTASNGTWSAVQQSTESSSVTISIYCPANAAIGRYKLSVQPTSGGNASQGIVGTFVLLYNPWSQGDDVFMPNNAERQEYVMEEFGMVFTGNANRINSSGWNYGQFQKGILDICLASLDKSLNYRRDPATDVSRRNDPKYVGRVLSAMVNSNDDNGVLEGNWSGDYRGGTSPSSWNGSVEILKKWNAAGFKPVKYGQCWVFASVLTTVLRCLGIPTRMISNFNSAHDADKNLSVDEYYDESGNPLRMGGDSVWNFHVWNESWFTRKDLGSSYNGWQILDATPQERSAGVFQCGPASLTAIKEGDVDLDYDAPFIFAEVNADRITWSYNTSTTEKKRIYSYTKSIGHSISTKAVGSYDRVDVTNDYKYEEGSEKEREVYQKAVGKLHVGRGFAGRAMKHEEIVPNPEISGKFEVDGAFKVGKDVKLTLLLSNLTSEAKNIKVNMTAWTTVYTRKPIHEVWKDSVSATLASKEEKRFPIKIAYAEYQQHLTSDNMLRVIALCQEENGIEVVVERNIVLENPELLIQVSGDAKVNEPVNVEVIFTNPLDQEVKDCTLQAEGSDLLKGKLKIEMPPLKPKQSSKVPFEIFPTKTGTKQLLVNFSSDKFTGVKAFETINVAN; from the exons GTCTACAATTAATCAAGATCGACTGGCAGAAAGAAGCAAATCGGCGCAAACACCATACCAACGAATACGACAGCACAGACCTCATTGTGAGGAGAGAACAGCCCTTCTCCATCACAGCGACCTGCAACAGAGCACTGAAGTCTGGAGAGAGCTTCAAGTTCACTGCAGAGACAG GGCCAAAACCATCACTGAAAGCTAAGACCCAGGCTGTATTCAGCATCTCCAGCACAGCAAGCAATGGTACCTGGAGCGCAGTCCAACAATCCACCGAGTCCAGCTCCGTCACCATCTCTATTTACTGTCCAGCCAATGCTGCCATCGGACGCTACAAACTGAGCGTGCAGCCTACCTCAGGGGGAAATGCCTCCCAGGGGATCGTCGGAACTTTTGTTCTACTCTATAACCCCTGGTCTCAAG GAGATGATGTGTTTATGCCTAACAATGCTGAACGCCAAGAGTACGTGATGGAAGAGTTTGGGATGGTTTTTACAGGCAACGCAAACCGCATTAACAGTTCTGGTTGGAACTATGGCCAG ttTCAAAAAGGCATTCTGGATATTTGCCTCGCCTCGCTGGATAAAAGCCTAAACTACCGTAGAGACCCTGCCACCGATGTGTCTCGCAGAAATGATCCCAAGTACGTGGGCCGTGTGCTCAGTGCCATG GTAAACAGTAATGATGAtaatggggtgctggagggaaaCTGGAGTGGAGATTACCGTGGCGGAACAAGTCCCAGCAGCTGGAACGGAAGCGTTGAAATCCTGAAAAAGTGGAACGCTGCGGGATTTAAACCTGTCAAATACGGACAATGCTGGGTTTTTGCATCAGTGCTGACCACAG TGCTCAGATGTCTGGGGATTCCTACTCGTATGATTTCAAATTTCAACTCTGCCCATGATGCCGATAAAAACCTGAGTGTGGATGAATATTATGATGAATCTGGAAATCCTCTGAGAATGGGAGGTGACAGCGTCTG GAATTTCCATGTCTGGAATGAAAGCTGGTTTACCCGAAAGGACCTCGGATCCTCCTACAACGGATGGCAAATTCTGGATGCGACCCCCCAGGAGAGAAGCGCAG GGGTATTCCAGTGTGGTCCTGCCTCACTTACGGCCATCAAAGAAGGAGATGTAGACCTGGACTATGACGCTCCATTTATATTTGCTGAGGTGAATGCAGACCGGATCACCTGGTCGTACAACACCAGTACTACAGAAAAAAAACGCATCTATTCCTACACCAAGTCAATTGGCCATTCCATCAGCACCAAGGCAGTAGGCAGTTACGACCGTGTAGATGTCACTAATGATTACAAATATGAAGAAG GCTCTGAGAAGGAAAGAGAGGTGTATCAAAAGGCTGTCGGAAAGCTGCATGTAGGACGTGGTTTTGCTGGCAGAGCCATGAAGCATGAAGAGATTGTTCCAAATCCTGAAATCTCTGGGAAGTTCGAGGTGGATGGAGCCTTCAAGGTTGGCAAAGATGTCAAACTAACCTTGCTTCTCAGTAATTTGACCTCTGAGGCTAAGAATATAAAGGTAAATATGACTGCTTGGACCACTGTGTACACCAGGAAGCCAATTCATGAGGTGTGGAAGGACTCCGTATCAGCTACTCTTGCTTCTAAAGAAG AGAAACGGTTTCCCATTAAGATAGCGTATGCCGAGTACCAGCAACATTTAACTAGCGACAACATGCTGCGAGTGATTGCTCTGTGTCAAGAAGAAAATGGGATTGAAGTGGTGGTGGAAAGGAACATTGTTCTGGAGAACCCTGAGCTTCTCATACAG GTGTCCGGTGATGccaaggtgaatgaaccagtgaatGTGGAAGTGATATTTACCAATCCTCTCGACCAAGAGGTGAAAGACTGCACCCTGCAGGCAGAAGGCAGCGACCTGCTGAAAGGAAAGCTCAAGATAGA AATGCCCCCACTAAAGCCCAAGCAGAGCTCCAAAGTGCCGTTTGAGATCTTTCCCACCAAGACTGGAACCAAGCAGCTGCTCGTTAATTTCTCCAGTGACAAGTTTACGGGTGTCAAAGCCTTTGAGACCATAAATGTGGCCAACTGA